The DNA region TTTCCCTGTTCCGGGAGGGCCAGTGAGCAAAATGCCCTTCAAAGGACGAATCCCGTACTTCTGGATTTCTTCGTGCCGGATCAGAAAATCAAGCGCTTCCCTCAGTTCCTGTTTGGCACTTTCCTGACCCCCAATTTCTTCAAAGGTCAGCTTCGTAGGTCCTTTTTTCTTGCGTTTACGTTCCTGACCAGCTCCTACCGTAATTCCTCCGCGCATTTGCATCATGAACAACAGCCCCCCCACAAGCAATGCCGCGATTAAGATGGGAACCATGTTTACACCAACAAAAGCAAGAAAGATAATCAATACGGGTACAAATCCAATGGCAATTTCTTTCGTCCATTTAGGCATTGGGCCACACTCCTATCTGACCGGGCACACGCGGCAGAATAATAAACTTGCTGGCATCTCCATCTCTGAGACTAACATATACATTGTTATCGTCCATAGCCGTGTTTACCTTGATTCCATTCGTTGCCATCTTGGACAACGTCGGGGTAATCTCGGTGTATTGCTTGTTTTCCATCGCCTGAGCCACGGTAAACATGGCGCTACCCCACCAGCTCTCTAGCGCTTCGTTGGAATGATCCACGACATCCAGTTTCAACGATCGGGTGCCAATCAAGGTCTGTCCTTCTTTATGAATATATTGTACCAATCTGCCCAAATCAACATCTGGCTGCAGATCGAGTTTCAACTGTACATCATTGCGGTTAATAGATAATTGAACGTCATTGACTCCGTCGTATTGGGTAACCATCTTTTCAATAGGGCTCTGCAAAGCCACATGACGATACACAAACCAACCTCCAAACAACAAGACGGCTGAAATGACGGCAGTTAAAGCAATAGGCAATACTTTTATCTTCAAGTGAGTTACCCTCCTATATGTTGGCTCATCCTATAGCTTGTAGCCAAGAATATGAATATGTGTACGTAATATCCTGTGATGTGCCTAACAGGATTTATTTGTGTATGATGTATCCTTGAGTACATATTCGAGTATATCACATCGTATATACAATATCTAAGGCGAAAATATGAATAAATTAATAATTTTAACTATTCAAATCCAAAATGATCAAGAAGGTAAGCCAAAGAACCGGTTCAGTCGGGTTTCCGTCTGCCGGCTCTTTGCATGTGCTTTTTTTAGACAATAGTAAACCTGCTGCCTATTCTAGCTATTCGGGATGGTATAGACCAGATCAACCTGTTCACCGTTACTAAAACGATAAAAACGGTAGTAATTGTGAGTGCCATCCTTATAGTACACTTGCCATACATAGATTCCATTCACAACGCCTGGCATGATTCGCTTGATCTCCCCACCTGGGACTTCAGAGCTGAACCGATTTCGAATCTGAGCTTCAGACATGCCGTTTTGCAAGAGTTCACTGTGTACTGCATTGGCCCCCGTCACAGGCTTGTTATTTCCATCAAACTTGATCCATACCACGACACTCTGGTTATCCTTATTTTTGCCGATCAGGGTCCAGTATATGTTGTCTCCGCCGTCTTTCTGACCCCATACATACTTCCGCAGGTCTTCATATGACGTTATCCCAAGCTGGTCTTGTGCCGCCTGTATGGCCAACGCCTCTTCCTTGCGCTGATCCTGGGTAACATAGACATAATAACGCTGAAGACCAAACAGAATCAGAACCAGGAGCAGCAGCGAAATCCATATCCACTTCTTTTTTTTCTTCAAAAGCCGAACTTCCTTTCCCCTATGACGCTGCAATCCTGAAATTAACGAGCGAGCAGACCGTCAAATGCAAGCTGAGACTCATGCAAAATGCGCTCTTCGTCCATGGTAAGACATTCGCCATGTTTGACCACTTGTTTGCCATCCACCCATACATGCTCCACATCTTTGGCTGATGCCGAGTAGACCGTGTGGGAAATCAGATCGGTATGTGGATAGAAATGGGCCTGTTCGATGTTAAGTGCGATGAAGTCAGCCTTCATGCCTGCTTGCAGAGCGCCTGTATTGTTCAGGAAAATGGATTTGGCACCATATGAAGTTCCGAGCTGCAGCGCTTCCCCGGCTGGAACGGCCGTTGGGTCACCGGACACACCTTTGTGAATCAATGCAGCCAGTCTCATCTCTTCAAACATATCCAGGTTATTGTTACTTGCAGGTCCGTCTGTTCCCAGGGACACGGTCACACCTGCTTTCAGCAAGTCAGGTACACGTGCAACACCCGAAGCCAGCTTCAGGTTACTGCCTGGATTGTGGGAAACGGCTACATCATGCCGTGCGAGAATCTCGATCTCCTCATCATTCAGATGCACGGCATGGGCGACCAGGGATGGACGTGAGAAGAAACCCAATTTCTCCAGATGTGCGACAGGACGAAGACCATAGTCGGTTACATTCTGCTCCACTTCACGAAGTGTTTCAGACATATGGGTATGCAAAGGCAGATTCAGGTCATGTGCAACCTGTACCAGCTTCTCTATGTAGTCTGGAGGACAAGTATAAGGGGCGTGTGGAGAGATTACGGTGGTAATTCTTCCGTTTGCTTGTCCATTCCATTGACGTGCAAATGCTGCGGACTCTTCCAGTTTACGCCGTTGTTCTTCTTCTGAGCAAAGTCCGATTACGCCACGTGCCAGAGCAGCCCGAACGCCGGATTGTTCCACTACTTTCGCAACCTGATCCATATGATCATACATATCGAGGAACGCCGTTGTTCCGCCTTTCAACATTTCAAGCACGGAAAGTGATGTGCCCCAATATACGTCTTCAGACGTCATTTTGGCTTCCATTGGCCACATTTTCTCCTGCAGCCAAACTTGTAGCGCCAGATCGTCCCCGTGACCTCTCAGAAGCGACATCGCTGCATGACCATGCGTATTGATCAGACCCGGCAGGAAGAGCAGTCCTTTTCCATCCACCTTTGTCAGACTTTCGTCTCCTTCCGGCAACGTCTCACCAATATGCACAATCTGGTCATTCTCTACGACCATATAACCGTGAACCACTTTCCAATTCGCACCCTCGCTAACAGCAAATTTGCCGTTATGAATAACCCATCTATTTCTCGTCATCTTCCTCGTCGTCCTTTCCATTCTCCAAGTAATAAGCCAAACTAAGCAGATCCGTCGTAAAATCGGCATGATGAATGCGAATATGCGGCGGGGTTTTGAGGATGGTTGGTGCAAAGTTCAGAATCGCTTCAATTCCAGACTCAATCAGCTGATCCGCAACATTTTGGGCTTCCGTGTCGGGAACAGTGATAATTCCGATGCGAATGTTATCCTTTTTGATCGAATCTGTTAATTCATTCATCGGCTGTACCGTCAGGCTGTTGATTTGACTTCCAATCTTCGGACCATAGGCATCAAATACAGCAACAATCTTCATGTTGTCTTTCAGATATGCGTTGTAATTGGACAATGCATGTCCCAGATTACCGGCTCCAACAAGAGCCACATTAATCTGCTGGTCTATCTTTAAAATATGACGAATTTTTTCGATGAGATATGAAACGTCATAACCGATGCCTTTACGGCCAAAATCACCGAAATAAGCCAGATCCTTACGAATCTGAGCTGGATTCAGATCCAGCCTTAGTCCAAGCTCTTGAGAAGAAACCGTAGTGACTTCGCGCTGATGCAATTCATTTAAGTAGCGCAAATAAACGGGCAAACGTCGCACCACGGCTTCCGAGATTTTATCTGATTTCATTCATTGCTCCCCCTTACCAAGGCCACGATAGATAGATGAAAAGATGAGCATCCTGCATAAATCAGTTCATACGAAAAGAAAAGTAAATATACAGAATGCTCTAGTTATATAAATGATAATTGCATTACTTCAAATTCATGAAACAAATGAATGATCTAATCAATTTTACCGCTGATCACTGGCTTCATGCAATGATGTAGTGAGCACGAGGTATCTCTAGTCTGTTATTGTTGTTCCCCGGCTGGCTTATCGAGCCATTCCGTAATTCGCGGAACCATCTGTTCCGCAAGCATATGCTCCATTTTGGGTCCTGGTAATGAATATAAAAAGTACTTGCCATAATAGGCTTCAATGACGCGTGTATCGTATACGATCACGATGCCTCTGTCTTGACCTGTGCGAACCAGCCTACCGAAACCCTGTTTGAAACGAATGACCGCTTGCGGCACAGACAGCTTCATAAACGGATTTTTCTTCTGTTCTTGCAAAAGCTCACTCTTCGCTTCCACCAATGGATGATTCGGCGGTTGAAAAGGAAGTCTGACAATGGCTAGACAAGTCAATGCCTCTCCCGGAATGTCCACCCCTTCCCAGAAGCTGCTTGTGCCAAGAAGCACCGTAGCTTTTGCGTCCTGGAACCGGCGTGTCAATTTGGATCGGCTGCCGCTGTCCACCCCTTGGCCCAATAATGATATATCGTTGCCGGACAACGCCTCTTTGAGTGGATCATAGACCTGTCGCAGCATGCGGTAGGATGTAAACAGCACCATCATGCGGCCACGAGTGGCAATGGCCGTTTCCGCGAGTGAGTGTACAAGCATATCCACAAAGTGGGCATCACCAACACTGCCCTTCACGCTCGGGAAATCACGTGGAATAACGAGCAGGGCCTGTTCACGATAGTTGAAGGGTGACGGCAGCATGGACGTCAACAGACGGTTATTCTCGGAAGCTTCCTGCAAGCCAAGCTGCTCAATCATGAATTGAAATGATTTGTCAACCGAAAGCGTAGCCGATGTAAGCACAACGCTTTTCTTTTTATCAAAGAACATTTCTTTTAATTGTGCACTGACATCTACAGGAACAGCATACAATTGCAGCGATTTACTGCGGAATTGGCCGCTGGCTTCCATCCAATAAACGGTTTTGGTATCATCCATCCGCATGAAGAAACGCAGATTATCCTTGATCGTTGCCAAGTCCTTTAGCAGACCAGAGATATCCGTAATCAAACTATCGGACTGATAATCATCCTGATCTTCTTTCACTTCAAGCAGCAACTTGTCACCCTTACGGATTAAGTCACCCAGGGTTACATAAATCTGGTTTTCAGCCTCCTGCAGTTCCTGCCATTTGGCTGGTTTTTGCGAAGGCTTCAGTCGAAGAGAAAACTGTCCTGTCTCGCCTGGAGAAGCATCAGATCGTTCAGGCAACAAGCCGAATAAAGTATCGCTCAATCGATCCCACATCTCTTTGACTTCAACCGCAAGCGGGAACATCTGATCAATCATGGAACCCCATTGTACCGAGTTTTCATGACCCGACAATTGGGAACGAAGCATGGGAAGTTGGCCGTTGCGGCTATCTTTAAACAGCCGGGTCAGTGTATGAACCAACGTGAAATATTTCATATGCAAACCAAGATGCTTACCCGCCACGTCCTCCAAATGATGTGCTTCATCAATCACCAGACTTTCGTAGGCTGGCAGCAGTTGATGCGCTGCTTTGACATCGGTAAACAATTTAGAGTGATTCGTAATGACGATATCGGATAACCCTGCTTCATGTTTGGCCCGATGATAGAAACATTTGCGGAACCAAGGACAAGAACGTCCAAGACAAGACTCGGACTCACTCTGTACTGTCTCCCAGAAGTCACCTCCGCGTCCGCTGAGATTGAGTTCCTCATCATCACCTGTCTCCGTCTGAGTAAGCCAAACGATCATCTGAGCCGCTGTGAAGTAGTCCTCTTTGGGTGTAGCAAATTCGCGCTTATTGATTTTGTGCTCAAATTTGCGCAGACACAGATAATGCCCACGTCCCTTGAATACAGCTGCCTTAAAAGGGAAGGGAACCACTTGGGTGAGCATGGGAATATCCCGCTCTCTCAATTGCTCCTGCAGATTGATGGTATGCGTGCTGACCATGACTTTCTGTTCTTGCTTCACACTTTCATAGATGGCAGGCAGCAAATAACCGAGTGATTTACCTGTGCCTGTTCCAGCCTCAATCAACAGGTGTTTCTCTTCGTCCAAGGCTTGTCGCACACTACTGAACATTTGAGTTTGCGCCTCGCGCTCCTCATAATGATCCAGCGTTTCCTTCAAGTTATCTCGGACCTGATCCATGTACTGTTCAAAACTGATGCCTTCCAGGGGATTCCCTTCCCGCTCGTCCCGTGGTGCACCAATCTCTGTCCAGTCACTCACGTTTAGGGCAAGCTGTCGGTAATACGTATGACCATCCAGATCCTGAATGGGCTCAGCTTCCTTCTCTGTGCGCATCCCGTCGAAGAACCAACCCAAGTCACTATCCTCCGGTGCAAACAGGTCACTGAGGCGCTGAATCGTTATAAGCGGTAATGCACGTAACTCATCGAAGCATTTCAGAAGCACATAAGCTGTCGCAAGTGCGTCACTATCTGCCTGATGAGGGCGGTCATGCTGAAATCCAAATTCGGAAGATACATAACCGAGTTGATAAGAACCCAGTGATGGGAACGTGATCTTCAGAAAATCAATCGTATCCAGAATACGGCCGGTGAACGGCAGATAGCCGCATCGATCCAGTGCATTTTGAAGAAAGTGAAAATCAAACGCCACGTTGTGTCCAACAAGAACGACATCGTCCAGTAACGGAACCATCTCCATCATCATCTCTTCCAATGAGGGAGCTTCCTCCACATCTTCGTTAGTAATACCGGTTAACCCCGTTATAAACGGAGGAATCGGCACACCCGGATTCACATAAGAACTATATATTTGAGTTATGCTGTAGTCATGATCTATGATGGCAAGCCCGGCTTGTATAATCTCACCGTCGGACTGCGTGCCGGTTGTTTCGAAATCCAATACGGCAAATTTCATTGCAATGTACGGTCCCTTCCATTCCAGTCTATGTTACAGCATAGCAAAAAAAAGGGCATTTGAAAATTAACTGACAAAAAAAGGCGGTGTCCCCGCCGCTATGCCAGAGGAGAGAACACCGTCTTCTTGCCGCCAAACGGCTCCTAGTTCAGGGCCGTCAGCTGATTTGCATATTGCAATTGTCCGTTGTTCAATCGACATGCTTCCATGTTATACAACGGTTCGGTCAACGTCGGGTCATACTGAAGCGCCTGTGCAAACAGGGAACATGCACCATCAAGGTTCGCGAGCTTGGCCTCAATACAGCCCAGAACGTTACATACCAGCCCTTTTAATCTCGGCGATCCATTTAAATGCATAATACGCTGCAAGTGTATTCCAGCTTCTGAAGTTTGCTCCAAATGAAGATGAGCCAAAGCCAGGTAAAAACGAGTCAGTGCGCTTTCCGGATGGTCGGTCACAACCCTCGAAAATTGCATAATCGCCTGTGGATACATCTGCAATTTGAAATATCCCTGACCGCGACTGAAACATTCCAGATGGAGTTCTGGCAAAGCGGTCACAGCTTCCTGTTCAGGTTCAAGAGAAGCAGGCTTAACCATTTCCTGCTCCCTTACCTGACTCATTTTTTCTTCAAACATCAGCCACTCATCAATCATCCCGTCACTCATCCGCTTCAGTAAATTCCACTTTTGAAGCAGCTCCTGTTTGTTTAGGCCTTCAGCAGAAGGGTAGCGCTTGATAATTTCATCTAACATGTCGTTCATTTCTGCGAAAACATGCTGGAACATCGATGCATCCCCACCCTTGAAAAAATGGATTAGTGCAGTGACCTGTACTCATTTTTTGTAGAATGGACCGATTTCATTCCCCTTACCAGTCGATTACATAATCGTCGCGTGAACTTCCTGCTTCATCGTTTGTACAGGTTTATTCTGTCCATCCACGAAGACCACAGTAGGCTTGTGATTATTTACCTCTTCTTGAGACATCATTGCATATGAAATGATAATGACGGTATCGCCAGGCTGTACCAGGCGGGCAGCAGCTCCATTAAGACAGATAACACCACTTCCTCGCGGTCCTGGGATGACATATGTTTCCAGACGAGCACCATTATTGTTGTTCACAATCTGAACTTTCTCATTCTCCATCAGATCGGATGTTTCCATCAGGTCTTCATCGATGGTAATGCTACCCACATAATTCAGGTTTGCTTCCGTAACGGTTGCCCGGTGGATTTTGGATTTCATTAATGTTCTAAACATGGGACAGTACCTCCGATGGTTGCAGCCTTATATTGTCAATTAATCTTGTTTTGCCGAATTTTACTGCAAGTGCGATCAACAGATCGTCACGACCATGAACTTTTTCCTGATCTGCAAGTGGCTCCAGGCTTGGAAAAGACTGAATTTCAGCGTAATCAATGACAGCCAGCCGTGAACGTTCAATATTCTGACGCAATATACTGCGGATTTCTGCTGCTGTTGTCGCGCTGCCTGCATCTACAGCTTCTTGAGCCTTACGCAGTGCTTTGGACAGTACCAGCGCTTCCTGACGTTGTTCAGCGGTCAAATATACGTTACGCGAGCTAAGCGCCAAGCCATCATTCTCACGAATGATAGGACAAGGGACAATCTCTACTGCCATATTTAAATCGTTAACCATTTGCTGGATAACAGCAACTTGTTGAGCATCTTTCATGCCAAAAAAGGCACGCTGTGGCTGCACAATATTAAACAATTTCGAAACGACCGTAGTCACTCCATCAAAATGTCCGGGGCGGGAAGCACCACACAAGCGATCTGTTAGACGGGAAACGGATATAGTCGTTTGTGTTGGCTGTGGATACATCTCTTCAACAGAGGGAATAAATACGATATCCACCCCTTGTGCACGAGCTGTTTCTACATCCCTCGCCTCATCTCGGGGATAGCTCTCAAAGTCTTCATTCGGACCAAATTGAATCGGATTAACAAAGATGCTCAATACCACAATATCGCTTTGTTGTTTGGCAGCAAGCATCAAGCTGGCATGGCCTTCATGAAGAAATCCCATCGTAGGCACCAGTCCAACAACAGGCTCTCTGGACCGAATCGACTGACGTTGCAAGCTGATTTCTTGTCTTAATTCTGCGATTGTCCGTATCACTTTCATACGCTCGTCTCCACCTTTTCTTTACCATGTCCGTACAATTGATCCAGAACGCCGTCAGCGGCGGTAAATACGTGCTCTTCAGCTGGGAAGGAGCGGTCCTTGACTTCTTTCACATAGGACTCAATGCTATTGCGAATCAGTGTTCCTACATCTCCATATGTTTTTACAAAGCGTTTTGGCGTATAAGGGGAAGCGTACTGAACCACATCATGGAATACGAGTACCTGACCATCACATCCTCTACCTGCTCCAATGCCAATTGTAGGGATAGAAAGTTCTTCTGAGATGGCTCTTGCCACTTCTTCGGTAACCAGTTCAAGTACTATGCCGAAAGCTCCAGCCGCTTCAAGTGCCTTGGCTTCGTCCATGAGACGTCTGGCATCCGCAGCATCCTTACCCTGAATGCGATAACCGCCAATTTGATTCACGGATTGCGGAGTCAGTCCAATATGTCCAAGAACGGGTACACCGGCTTGCACAACTGCCTTTACCGTATCCGCTATTTCGACACCGCCTTCCATCTTGACCGCATGTGCATGACCTTCCTGCATTAAACGACGCACACCTTTAAGTGTCTCATCTACACTGCCATGGTACGTCATGAAGGGCATGTCAGCCACGATAAACGTATTTCCTGCACCACGCACGACAGAGCGTGTATGGTACACCATATCGTCGATCGTAACAGGCAAGGTGGAGTTGTACCCCAGCACCACATTTCCCAGTGAATCACCGACCAGAATCAGATCAATACCTGCTTCCTCTGCCAATTGGGCTGTCGGGTAATCGTAAGCCGTGATCATACTGAGCGGCACGCCGTCCTGCTTATATTTTTTCATTTTCACAATATTCAATGCTTGTTTATTTCCCATCTTTTTCATGGCTCCTCTCACCTTTTCAATTTAAACGCAACAAAAAAAACCTTTTAGTTTTCCACTAAAAAGTCCCGAAAAGTCAAAAAAGAGTCACTTGCGATCGTCCCTTCTGTCTCGGTCCTCTTCGGCTCAGAGCAGAATCCAACAACTCACTTTACTACCATTCGTTCATGCCTTATTGCTGCACAATTTGAAGCAGAACAAAGCATACTACCGCCGGAGTGCAATTCGGTCTGCATTAGCCGATATCGCCTCACGAACACAGTATACCAAAGTTCTGCTCAAACTTCACGTTTTATGTTTCATTTTACCTGTGTAATTTCGACATAATGTTTAATCTACCAGCGAAACTTCACCTGAGTACACGGATACCCGTTCGCCGTTTTGCTTCTCCACAATCAGAGCTCCAGAAGGATCAAGACCTATTGCCATCCCTTCGAGACCGCCCTGTGGATTGACCACCTTAATCTCACGATTCATTGAAACGGATAAGGCTTCCCAAAGTGAAGAGATTACCCCGAATCCTTCTTTCTGGTACAAGAAATACAGATGTTCCAATTCTGAGAGAATGGCTGCTGCAAGTTTGGTCCGATCTATGGATTGACCCGTCTCCATCTTAAGCGAAGTTGCAATCGACTTGAGATCTTCTGGATAATCCTTGGGGTCAAAATTAACATCTACCCCTATTCCTGCAATACAGTATCGTACTTCATGGTCTTCAACCGTTGATTCAAGCAGGATTCCACACACCTTACGACCATTAATCAATAGATCATTGGGCCACTTGATCCCAGCGTCAGCGCCTGTGCAGGCGCGAATGGCACGACACACTGCCACACCTGTAAGTAGCGTTAACTGGGGTGTGTTTTGCAGCGCAAGCTCAGGACGCATCAGTACACTCATCCAGATCCCTCTTCCAGGTGGAGAAAACCACTTACGACCAAAGCGGCCGCGCCCACCTGTCTGTTCTTCCGCCAGCACAACTGCCCCTTCACTCTGCCCCTGTTCAGCCATGTGCTGGACATCCCCTTGGGTGGATAAGGTGGAATGAAGGATTAAGGCTTTCCGGCCAAACACCGTTGTTTTCAGCGCCAGCTGTAACGCCGTTGCATCAATGCTGTCCGGTTTGGTAACCAAGCGATATCCTTTGCGAGATACGGCTTCAAACTCATAACCCAGGTCACGCAGTTTGTTAATATGTTTCCACACGGCCGTTCGGCTAATGGACAGCATGCGACTGATTTCTTCACCAGACACAAACTCTCCTTCTGCATTCAGTAACATATGTAACAGTTCTTCATGCTTTGTCATCTGCAGACACCCGCTTCACTTCGTTAGTCAGCACTTCATGCTGATTCTTTATCTTACCAATCGCCGTCTCTTTCAAGAGATATTTCATCAACTGTCCCAGCCACGGTCCGCCCTTGCGCCCAAGCAACTGCAAAATGTTTTCACCGGTAATATGCAGATCTTTCATTTCATGTACCTTCATGGATTGACTCCATGCAGCACCATTGAATTGTATCGCATCGATCTGTCCTTCAAGCAATCCCCCTTGTTCCCGCCAACCTGATGGGAGTAAGCGTTGAATCATTAGCCAGTCCTCTGTTGCCTGACGCCCGCAAGATAACACCGTAACGATCCATTCGGCTCGCAGTGTCTCTTCGTCCTTCTGTTCCTGAACGAGAGACTTCACCTGTTGTTCCACCTCAAGAACACCGGTCATGCGAGAGCGATCGTCGTTAGAAAATGTCCATTTCCGAAGCAAAGCATCTGCTTCATCTCTGGTAAAATATCCTGCAATAAGCAATATCGACCAGCGTAATAGAACGTTCTCACCCTTCAATTGTTCCATATTGGATAAGAGAATTTGATTAAATCGTTCCACGTGAACAGGTGCCTTGACATACTCCAATGCCTGACTTCGGCGCAGCAATTCCAGTCCTCTCAGCGGATGGGCGCCTGCCATCATTTTGACCATTTCGGTTCGAACCCGTTCCATGGCAATATGTTGCAGGAGATCTTTCTGTCGAACTAATCCCTTCCAGGTGTTGTGGGCAATTTTGAAATCGAATACCGAAGCAAAACGAACGCACCGGAGCATCCGCAGCGCATCTTCACCAAAACGCTCATTGGCTGATCCCACACATCTGACCCGTTCATCCTGAATGTCCGTCTGTCCGCCAAAAGGATCAACGATATTTCCGTTTCGGTCCATGGCTAGTGCATTCATCGTGAAATCACGCCGTTGCAGATCTTCCTTGATATCCTGGACAAAGTGAACCGCAGTCGGCCTTCGATTGTCCTTATATTCAGATTCTGTACGAAAAGTCGTAACCTCAAAGTAACAGCCTCCTGATCGAACGGTAACCGTTCCATGCTGGAGGCCTGTTGGAATACAATCCGCGAACAGTTCCATGACTTGCTCAGGAGAAGCAGACGTAGTGATATCCATATCATCCACACTGCGTTTCATAAGCTCATCACGGACACAGCCACCGACCCAGTAGGCTTCGTACCCTTTTTCATTTAATGTTCGAAGCACCTGCTCGCTTTGTCTTGCCATTTCAGGGTCTACCTGTGTCCATTGAACCACTTACTATCACCTCATGACTACCTGTTGCTTCGGTATGGCTTACACAGAACTATTTCCACGGTGAACTATCTGAGAATTAGCCACAAACGGGCTTCAGATTCGGGACTTCACGTCCCAGCACCCGGTAGTATATTTGTTCATATTCATGCCGTATCGCATCGTTGCAGAAATCATGATGGGCCCGTCTCAAACATGCCTCTCTGAAGTCCGCTGTCAAACGGTTGTCTGTCAACAAGCGAATCGTGTTCTCTGCCATCGATTGTGTGTCGCCAATCGGAGACAAAAATCCGGTCTTGCCGTGCAATACCAGTTCAGGGATACCCCCTGCCTGTGATCCAATGGTAGGTACACCACAAGCCATAGCTTCGAGCGCCACCAGTCCGAAACTTTCCTTCTCCGATGGCAGCATAAGTACATCAGCCATCGAAATGACTTGAGCAATATCATCCTGCTTCCC from Paenibacillus sp. JNUCC-31 includes:
- a CDS encoding cell wall elongation regulator TseB-like domain-containing protein, with amino-acid sequence MKKKKKWIWISLLLLVLILFGLQRYYVYVTQDQRKEEALAIQAAQDQLGITSYEDLRKYVWGQKDGGDNIYWTLIGKNKDNQSVVVWIKFDGNNKPVTGANAVHSELLQNGMSEAQIRNRFSSEVPGGEIKRIMPGVVNGIYVWQVYYKDGTHNYYRFYRFSNGEQVDLVYTIPNS
- a CDS encoding amidohydrolase produces the protein MTRNRWVIHNGKFAVSEGANWKVVHGYMVVENDQIVHIGETLPEGDESLTKVDGKGLLFLPGLINTHGHAAMSLLRGHGDDLALQVWLQEKMWPMEAKMTSEDVYWGTSLSVLEMLKGGTTAFLDMYDHMDQVAKVVEQSGVRAALARGVIGLCSEEEQRRKLEESAAFARQWNGQANGRITTVISPHAPYTCPPDYIEKLVQVAHDLNLPLHTHMSETLREVEQNVTDYGLRPVAHLEKLGFFSRPSLVAHAVHLNDEEIEILARHDVAVSHNPGSNLKLASGVARVPDLLKAGVTVSLGTDGPASNNNLDMFEEMRLAALIHKGVSGDPTAVPAGEALQLGTSYGAKSIFLNNTGALQAGMKADFIALNIEQAHFYPHTDLISHTVYSASAKDVEHVWVDGKQVVKHGECLTMDEERILHESQLAFDGLLAR
- a CDS encoding redox-sensing transcriptional repressor Rex; translated protein: MKSDKISEAVVRRLPVYLRYLNELHQREVTTVSSQELGLRLDLNPAQIRKDLAYFGDFGRKGIGYDVSYLIEKIRHILKIDQQINVALVGAGNLGHALSNYNAYLKDNMKIVAVFDAYGPKIGSQINSLTVQPMNELTDSIKKDNIRIGIITVPDTEAQNVADQLIESGIEAILNFAPTILKTPPHIRIHHADFTTDLLSLAYYLENGKDDEEDDEK
- the dinG gene encoding ATP-dependent DNA helicase DinG, whose protein sequence is MKFAVLDFETTGTQSDGEIIQAGLAIIDHDYSITQIYSSYVNPGVPIPPFITGLTGITNEDVEEAPSLEEMMMEMVPLLDDVVLVGHNVAFDFHFLQNALDRCGYLPFTGRILDTIDFLKITFPSLGSYQLGYVSSEFGFQHDRPHQADSDALATAYVLLKCFDELRALPLITIQRLSDLFAPEDSDLGWFFDGMRTEKEAEPIQDLDGHTYYRQLALNVSDWTEIGAPRDEREGNPLEGISFEQYMDQVRDNLKETLDHYEEREAQTQMFSSVRQALDEEKHLLIEAGTGTGKSLGYLLPAIYESVKQEQKVMVSTHTINLQEQLRERDIPMLTQVVPFPFKAAVFKGRGHYLCLRKFEHKINKREFATPKEDYFTAAQMIVWLTQTETGDDEELNLSGRGGDFWETVQSESESCLGRSCPWFRKCFYHRAKHEAGLSDIVITNHSKLFTDVKAAHQLLPAYESLVIDEAHHLEDVAGKHLGLHMKYFTLVHTLTRLFKDSRNGQLPMLRSQLSGHENSVQWGSMIDQMFPLAVEVKEMWDRLSDTLFGLLPERSDASPGETGQFSLRLKPSQKPAKWQELQEAENQIYVTLGDLIRKGDKLLLEVKEDQDDYQSDSLITDISGLLKDLATIKDNLRFFMRMDDTKTVYWMEASGQFRSKSLQLYAVPVDVSAQLKEMFFDKKKSVVLTSATLSVDKSFQFMIEQLGLQEASENNRLLTSMLPSPFNYREQALLVIPRDFPSVKGSVGDAHFVDMLVHSLAETAIATRGRMMVLFTSYRMLRQVYDPLKEALSGNDISLLGQGVDSGSRSKLTRRFQDAKATVLLGTSSFWEGVDIPGEALTCLAIVRLPFQPPNHPLVEAKSELLQEQKKNPFMKLSVPQAVIRFKQGFGRLVRTGQDRGIVIVYDTRVIEAYYGKYFLYSLPGPKMEHMLAEQMVPRITEWLDKPAGEQQ
- a CDS encoding tetratricopeptide repeat protein, with product MNDMLDEIIKRYPSAEGLNKQELLQKWNLLKRMSDGMIDEWLMFEEKMSQVREQEMVKPASLEPEQEAVTALPELHLECFSRGQGYFKLQMYPQAIMQFSRVVTDHPESALTRFYLALAHLHLEQTSEAGIHLQRIMHLNGSPRLKGLVCNVLGCIEAKLANLDGACSLFAQALQYDPTLTEPLYNMEACRLNNGQLQYANQLTALN
- the panD gene encoding aspartate 1-decarboxylase, with translation MFRTLMKSKIHRATVTEANLNYVGSITIDEDLMETSDLMENEKVQIVNNNNGARLETYVIPGPRGSGVICLNGAAARLVQPGDTVIIISYAMMSQEEVNNHKPTVVFVDGQNKPVQTMKQEVHATIM
- the panC gene encoding pantoate--beta-alanine ligase — translated: MKVIRTIAELRQEISLQRQSIRSREPVVGLVPTMGFLHEGHASLMLAAKQQSDIVVLSIFVNPIQFGPNEDFESYPRDEARDVETARAQGVDIVFIPSVEEMYPQPTQTTISVSRLTDRLCGASRPGHFDGVTTVVSKLFNIVQPQRAFFGMKDAQQVAVIQQMVNDLNMAVEIVPCPIIRENDGLALSSRNVYLTAEQRQEALVLSKALRKAQEAVDAGSATTAAEIRSILRQNIERSRLAVIDYAEIQSFPSLEPLADQEKVHGRDDLLIALAVKFGKTRLIDNIRLQPSEVLSHV
- the panB gene encoding 3-methyl-2-oxobutanoate hydroxymethyltransferase — translated: MGNKQALNIVKMKKYKQDGVPLSMITAYDYPTAQLAEEAGIDLILVGDSLGNVVLGYNSTLPVTIDDMVYHTRSVVRGAGNTFIVADMPFMTYHGSVDETLKGVRRLMQEGHAHAVKMEGGVEIADTVKAVVQAGVPVLGHIGLTPQSVNQIGGYRIQGKDAADARRLMDEAKALEAAGAFGIVLELVTEEVARAISEELSIPTIGIGAGRGCDGQVLVFHDVVQYASPYTPKRFVKTYGDVGTLIRNSIESYVKEVKDRSFPAEEHVFTAADGVLDQLYGHGKEKVETSV